One genomic window of Nicotiana sylvestris chromosome 10, ASM39365v2, whole genome shotgun sequence includes the following:
- the LOC138880247 gene encoding uncharacterized protein — protein sequence MHRQHNFDFVGLMEPMQDGSKLELYRRQIGFSQAFSNISNKVWAFIDELYDVTILYDMEQQLTLQMTHTETRIVQNVTLVYSKCDAIERIELWDSLYAMAANMDVPCLVGGDFNVIWDDEEKFGGRPVTLNEVDDFRHCMNTCNLFDLGFKGSIYTWWNGRA from the coding sequence ATGCATAGACAACATAATTTCGATTTTGTTGGTCTCATGGAACCAATGCAGGATGGTTCAAAGCTGGAATTATACAGAAGACAGATAGGTTTTTCTCAAGCATTTTCTAACATTTCAAATAAGGTGTGGGCTTTCATTGACGAACTGTACGACGTCACAATTCTATATGACATGGAGCAGCAGCTGACATTACAAATGACTCATACAGAAACACGCATTGTCCAAAATGTTACTTTGGTCTATTCCAAGTGTGATGCAATAGAAAGAATAGAGCTTTGGGATTCATTATATGCAATGGCAGCAAATATGGATGTTCCTTGTCTTGTTGGAGGTGACTTCAATGTCATATGGGATGATGAGGAGAAGTTTGGGGGACGTCCAGTGACTTTGAATGAAGTCGACGATTTCCGACATTGCATGAACACATGTAATCTATTTGATTTGGGATTCAAGGGAAGTATATATACTTGGTGGAATGGAAGAGCGTAG